The Herbiconiux sp. SALV-R1 nucleotide sequence CGTTCCCGACCCCGACGACTTCGACCCCGACCCCGACCCTCCCCCGCGGCTCTTGTCGACCGAGCGCCGCAGCGCCTCCATCAGGTCGAGCACCTCTCCCCCGCCGTCCTCCTCGCCGGGCTTGCGCCCGAAGGTCTCGTCGGTGTCGACGGCGTCGCCCGCCTCGAGCTTGGCCTCGATGAGCGTGCGCAGCTGCTCCTGGTAGTCGTCGGTGAACTTTTCGGGCGCGAAGTCGCTCGAGAACTGGTCGACCAGCGACATCGCCATCTCGAGCTCCTGCGACGACACCCGCGTGGGCTCGTCGAGCGCGGGGAAGGCAGCTTCGCGCACCTCGTCGTCCCAGAGCAGAGACTGCAGCACGAGCACGTCGCCGCGCACCCGCAGCGCCCCGAGCCGGGTCTTCTGCCGCAGGGCGAAGTGCACGATCGCGGTGCGGTCGGTGGTCTCGAGCGTCTTGCGCAGCAGCGCGTAGGCCTTCGGCGACTTCGAGTCGGGCTCGAGGTAGTAGCTCTTGTCGAGCATGATCGGATCGATCTGCTCGCTCGGCACGAACTCCACGACCTCGATCTCACGGCTGCGCTCCTCGGGCAGCGACGACAGGTCGTCCTTGGTGAGGATGACGGTGCGCTCCCCGTCGTCGTAGGCCCGCGCGATGTCGGCGTAGTCGATGATCTTGCCGTCGATCTCGCAGCGGCGCTGATACCGGATGCGCCCCCCATCCGCTTCGTGCACCTGATGCAGCGAGATGTCGTGGTCTTCCGTCGCACCGTAGACCTTCACCGGCACGTTGACCAGGCCGAAGGTGATCGCGCCCTTCCAGATCGATCGCATATGCCATTCAACCCCGATCCCGGGCCAGGATGAAAGCATGGCCTCGAAAGGCACGGGCTCGAAGGACTCTCCGCAGACGGTCACCGTCGGCGGCCACCGGCTGCGCATCACGAACCTCGACAAGGTGCTCTACCCCGAGACCGGCACCACCAAAGCGGATGTGCTGCGCTACTACGCCGAGATCGCCACCACGCTCATCCCTCACGCCCGCAACCGCCCGGCGACCCGCAAGCGCTGGGTTCACGGTGTGGGTACCGCCGACGAGCCCGGCGAGGTGTTCTTCCAGAAGAACCTCGGCGAGGGCACGCCGGAGTGGGTGCGCCGGGCGAGCATCCAGCACTCCGACCACGCGAACGTCTACCCGCTG carries:
- a CDS encoding Ku protein, yielding MRSIWKGAITFGLVNVPVKVYGATEDHDISLHQVHEADGGRIRYQRRCEIDGKIIDYADIARAYDDGERTVILTKDDLSSLPEERSREIEVVEFVPSEQIDPIMLDKSYYLEPDSKSPKAYALLRKTLETTDRTAIVHFALRQKTRLGALRVRGDVLVLQSLLWDDEVREAAFPALDEPTRVSSQELEMAMSLVDQFSSDFAPEKFTDDYQEQLRTLIEAKLEAGDAVDTDETFGRKPGEEDGGGEVLDLMEALRRSVDKSRGGGSGSGSKSSGSGTSRSSSRSGSKGSVDEKKAPAKKAAAKKPAAKKAPAKKSTKAS